The DNA window CCTTTTTATGTACAGTATATATAAAGATCACCAGATTATTGACTAAATAGGCTATTATACTTTTGATTCGTTCAACTATGGCTTCAGACTTTTGATTCGTTCAACTAAGGTCTCAAGTTTTGTTTCTTGCATGACTTGAGTCTCCACCTTcgttttttttctatattttaaaaaaatcctaTCCACCACAGTCCAAATAATAAGTTTATAAAAGTAATTCtagtaaaatcttatttaaattacatTAATGTTTATTACTCCCAATGTCTgacaataagagtcttatttttaCATGTTTGTCCGTTTCATAAAAAGAGTTTTATtctacttttaccataaataataagaaagtcttatattccactaacttattttacttattttattattctatAAAACTAAcactcacattttctttttggaCCATTCACATTGCGAATATCTCACAGTCACATTTGGCTCGAGCATGAGGCATGCTCAACAATCTACACTTACAACCAAGTCATTCATGCTTGACATTGTCAAAGCTTCATTGTCATGATCTATACATACCTGTTTCTGTCGTCGAACAATTCCAAGAACTTCTTCCGTCTTTCCCAAAAGCAGAAACGCTTCCCGTGCGGTCTTGTCTCTCTTTTCAATCCAACTCTGGTGACACATTTTGGTTATAGCATGTGGCAAATTGGTGAGACACGCAGACAAAACATCTGCGATCATAACACATAATCTCTCCCACATTTCCTCACAGTTTTCCTCTTCACCATAGGACAACAAAATGGTTTGACAAATTCTGTACATGGAGTTTGCAGCCACAACTCTTGCTGGGAAGTTTAGAGGATTTCCCATATTGGAATCTTGCGATTGACTCTTCCACTCCGTGACGATCTCTTCAGCTTTATCGGATAGCTCTAGCAAGACTTGCTTGCTGTGTGTGCACCATAGAAATCCAGTTCTGAGATCGATCTCAACCCACTTTGAGTAAACTAGCAGTTCCACCCAAGTAACACTTGCAGATTTCCTAATGCTCTTAAGTTTTGCATTTGTGTCTAATGCTTTTTCGACTATTTTTGCAAGAGAAAGGCCTTCGCTAACACTGCTCAACAACTGCTTGCGTTGATACCGGGAGATGTTGGGAAGTGCGAGTGCAATGCTTGTGAGAGTGACTACTTGCAGAGTCCAACAATCACGAGCTAAAACTAAGGTTGTAATTTGGCTAGTATTAGAGTTATCAGATTTGTGTAGAAGATTTATGAGGTTGGAGGGCTTCTTTTCTCTACCTTTCTGAACCATGCCTTCAGCCTCGCGGCACATGCTTCTCACCAAGCTTGTTGGAAGCTCCACCTCGCCATCTAGTAACAGAACATAACTGCTTAGGTCGTTCAGATCCATGTCGCTACCGCCCGATGATGTATCATGATGCCTTCTCGCAAACTTGTTGATGTGAGAGCAACACAATACAAATGGAGCCACCATGAAGCCggaaatgaagatgagggtTTTACTTGCAAGAACAATAAAACTTTGAACTCCAATGCAGAAAGTTAACACACACCATTTTGCATCAAGAAGACATTTGCCCCATCTGTTTGGCCCAATTTTGATGCCTGCGGAGCTGTTTCTGCAGTCTCTGAGCGTCTGAATCCAGTAGCTTTCAATCATCCACGTGTTGGTTGATGAGCAACGAAACACGACAGCGACAAACCATCTCAACGTTGCCAGAATCACAGCCATCCACAGCCCGATGGACTGAATCTCTACAATCCTTTTGGTGTAAACTCCATAGGGCGTCTTACCCGACACGAACTTGTTCATCCGAATTATATTAACCGGAGTATACATGATCCAGAAAAAGAAGGTAATCATAGATGAAGCTGCGCAAACACTAGAACGCGCTATCACAAACTGAGGGCAGCTGCTCTCAGCCATCACCCAGTATTTCATCATCTGTCTTCTCTGATCATCCATCTTGAATCCCTCCACCaattcttcttccttctccagAGCTTCTCTGTGCTTCTCTTCGTACTTCAGTTTCAGACTCTTCTTCATTGCTGACACACTAAGTGCCAGGCTAACTAGCATCGCAAGAGAAACTAACATCACAACAGAAAGGATAATTGCTTGTGATAGGAAACGTTGCACCTCAATGGTATGAATGGCAACATTAGCCATGATGGTGACCACGAGAAGGGATAGGCCAACGCCATTTGTGAGAACCTCTTT is part of the Salvia splendens isolate huo1 chromosome 6, SspV2, whole genome shotgun sequence genome and encodes:
- the LOC121809160 gene encoding uncharacterized protein LOC121809160 translates to MDSDSDTTVQKQLDAAMPWVGLYIAAASTVCVLAMVADAFNSFQRKKLWFPCKYTSLNAASLTLLAVAMKLPMDLNTVMINSITDAAAKYTSLLFMSAALNTLMPSLGSMNEKEVLTNGVGLSLLVVTIMANVAIHTIEVQRFLSQAIILSVVMLVSLAMLVSLALSVSAMKKSLKLKYEEKHREALEKEEELVEGFKMDDQRRQMMKYWVMAESSCPQFVIARSSVCAASSMITFFFWIMYTPVNIIRMNKFVSGKTPYGVYTKRIVEIQSIGLWMAVILATLRWFVAVVFRCSSTNTWMIESYWIQTLRDCRNSSAGIKIGPNRWGKCLLDAKWCVLTFCIGVQSFIVLASKTLIFISGFMVAPFVLCCSHINKFARRHHDTSSGGSDMDLNDLSSYVLLLDGEVELPTSLVRSMCREAEGMVQKGREKKPSNLINLLHKSDNSNTSQITTLVLARDCWTLQVVTLTSIALALPNISRYQRKQLLSSVSEGLSLAKIVEKALDTNAKLKSIRKSASVTWVELLVYSKWVEIDLRTGFLWCTHSKQVLLELSDKAEEIVTEWKSQSQDSNMGNPLNFPARVVAANSMYRICQTILLSYGEEENCEEMWERLCVMIADVLSACLTNLPHAITKMCHQSWIEKRDKTAREAFLLLGKTEEVLGIVRRQKQVCIDHDNEALTMSSMNDLVVSVDC